Proteins encoded together in one Terriglobus sp. TAA 43 window:
- a CDS encoding nitrogen regulation protein NR(II), whose translation MTQDNERREKSSGHPMPGDAAQANSLLAAIVESSDDAIISKDLDGTITSWNAAAQRIFGYTPEEIVGKSILTLIPPDLQDEEKTIIARLRKGERVEHFETTRVAKSGKLLSLSLTISPVRDASGQVVGASKIARDISERQEFERRLVETEKIVATGRMAATIAHEINNPLEAVVNLIYLARLSPTVNEQVREYLRLAEQEIERVSLIARQTLGYFRETAVPVDFPVSVLLDEVLTVYGAKLAYSGIDVHRDYHPAQPLMMRKGELTQLFSNLVANAIDAMPEGGDLSVTVGPEGVSPAHGVRVQMADTGTGISSELLEKIFEPFFTTKEQRGTGIGLWLSRQFVEDHRGSIAVTSKTDSEDHGTTFHIFLPYENGLTQTTVAGERGNA comes from the coding sequence GTGACGCAGGACAACGAACGAAGAGAGAAGTCTTCCGGCCATCCGATGCCGGGTGATGCGGCGCAGGCGAATTCGTTGCTGGCGGCGATTGTGGAGTCGTCGGACGACGCCATTATCAGCAAAGATCTGGACGGCACCATTACAAGTTGGAACGCCGCCGCACAACGCATCTTCGGCTACACCCCAGAGGAAATTGTAGGCAAGTCCATCCTGACGTTGATTCCCCCGGATCTTCAGGATGAAGAAAAGACCATCATTGCCCGGTTGCGGAAGGGCGAACGCGTGGAGCACTTTGAGACGACGCGCGTCGCGAAGTCTGGCAAGCTACTGTCGCTGTCGCTGACGATTTCGCCGGTACGGGATGCAAGTGGCCAGGTGGTGGGCGCTTCGAAGATTGCTCGGGACATCTCTGAGCGGCAGGAATTTGAGCGACGGCTGGTGGAGACGGAAAAGATTGTCGCCACGGGGCGCATGGCTGCAACGATCGCGCACGAGATCAACAATCCCCTGGAAGCTGTGGTGAACCTGATCTACCTGGCACGGTTGAGTCCTACCGTGAATGAACAGGTACGCGAGTATCTGCGGCTGGCGGAGCAGGAGATTGAGCGCGTGTCGCTGATTGCGCGGCAGACGCTGGGGTATTTCCGGGAGACGGCCGTGCCGGTGGATTTTCCGGTGAGCGTTCTGCTGGATGAAGTTCTGACGGTATACGGTGCGAAGCTGGCCTACAGCGGCATTGACGTGCATCGTGACTATCATCCGGCGCAGCCGCTGATGATGCGCAAGGGCGAATTGACGCAGTTGTTCTCAAACCTGGTGGCGAATGCGATTGATGCCATGCCGGAGGGCGGCGATCTTTCAGTCACGGTTGGGCCTGAGGGTGTGTCGCCTGCGCATGGTGTGCGCGTGCAGATGGCAGACACGGGCACGGGTATTTCTTCGGAATTGTTGGAAAAGATCTTCGAGCCGTTCTTCACGACGAAGGAACAGCGTGGTACCGGTATAGGATTGTGGCTCTCGCGGCAGTTTGTGGAGGATCACCGCGGTAGTATTGCTGTGACCAGCAAGACAGATTCCGAAGATCATGGCACCACGTTCCACATTTTTCTGCCGTATGAGAATGGCTTGACGCAGACGACTGTGGCCGGTGAGAGAGGCAATGCATGA
- a CDS encoding response regulator: MSTLRLQGDSAFPPPPHDAVAQFGERSAPRRRRVLVVDDERLIVDTVVQILNIHGYDAFGAYSANDAMKLAESFLPDFLLSDVMMPGTNGIELAVAVQEMLPEVRVLLFSGQAGTSQLIENRNLPFALEAKPIHPDKLIKTLENLGRRR; encoded by the coding sequence ATGAGTACCCTTCGCCTTCAGGGCGATTCGGCGTTTCCCCCGCCGCCGCATGATGCGGTTGCACAATTTGGTGAACGTTCCGCTCCGCGCAGACGGCGTGTACTGGTGGTGGATGACGAACGGTTGATCGTGGATACCGTGGTGCAGATCCTGAATATCCATGGCTATGACGCGTTTGGTGCGTACTCCGCGAACGACGCGATGAAGCTGGCTGAAAGCTTTCTGCCAGACTTCCTGCTGTCTGACGTGATGATGCCGGGCACGAATGGCATTGAACTGGCCGTAGCGGTGCAGGAGATGCTGCCCGAAGTGCGGGTGTTACTGTTCTCGGGACAGGCAGGTACCAGCCAGTTGATCGAAAACCGTAACCTGCCGTTTGCGCTGGAAGCGAAGCCAATTCATCCGGACAAGTTGATCAAGACGCTGGAGAATCTGGGACGTCGCCGGTAA
- a CDS encoding HisA/HisF-related TIM barrel protein yields the protein MLIPSIDLMNGQIVQLVQGEKLKLAFDDFDYWIDRFSKYPLVQLIDLDAAMRQGDNRALIQQFTSKLICQVGGGLRTAEDGQRMLDLGAKRVIYGSTLFGGDNEADRKRHPVMNLNFAESLNKTLGEDQLVFSVDTKHGKVAVKGWKESVDLTPEEAVTWLENDCTAFLYTHVDTEGTMSGFPMDIAGILRACTAKQLIVAGGIKEKKEVDDLDAMGVDAVAGMAVYSGAMEA from the coding sequence ATGCTCATTCCATCTATCGACCTCATGAACGGACAGATCGTCCAGCTTGTCCAGGGTGAAAAACTCAAGCTCGCCTTTGACGACTTCGATTACTGGATCGACCGCTTCTCCAAGTACCCGCTCGTGCAACTGATCGACCTCGACGCCGCCATGCGCCAGGGCGACAACCGCGCACTCATCCAGCAGTTCACATCGAAGCTCATCTGCCAGGTGGGCGGCGGCCTTCGCACCGCAGAAGACGGCCAGCGCATGCTCGACCTTGGCGCCAAGCGCGTCATCTACGGCTCCACGCTCTTCGGTGGCGACAACGAGGCCGACCGCAAGCGCCACCCCGTAATGAACCTCAACTTCGCAGAGTCGCTCAACAAGACACTCGGCGAAGATCAGCTCGTCTTCTCCGTCGACACCAAGCACGGCAAGGTCGCAGTGAAGGGCTGGAAGGAAAGCGTCGACCTCACACCCGAGGAAGCCGTCACGTGGCTTGAGAACGACTGCACCGCCTTCCTCTACACGCACGTCGACACCGAAGGCACCATGTCCGGCTTCCCCATGGACATCGCCGGCATTCTGCGCGCCTGCACAGCAAAGCAGTTGATCGTCGCCGGTGGCATCAAGGAAAAGAAGGAAGTCGACGACCTCGACGCCATGGGCGTGGACGCCGTAGCAGGCATGGCCGTCTACAGCGGAGCCATGGAAGCTTAG
- a CDS encoding VWA domain-containing protein: MVKLGLAAVLATGLAAGLVTVAGAQAGQQQAIPDGPRPNVIPEAAGVTPGKGITTSTSTDDGGNGGVVPGSSLPSSQHKNEVPEADQAAPDIKAELGPGGRVQTIHANVNFVQIPFTVKDKSGKLVPAIDWREIRVYENGIRQQLQYFASDPFPLSIAFVVDQSLPFDVMQRVNDALGAVKGAFTPYDEMAIFTYNNSTKMVTEYTGAQSNRALAAIDRAKSTGREAYLASPMGPLSQTTNINGHQFDPNTAPVRNSASTFQAPPKEQHPLNDAIFEAAKSLAKRPGERRRIIYVVSDGKEYGSKTKFKDVVQFLQTNKIAIYSTVVGDSATPYVGWLDKYHIPYTMRENVLPQYATATGGEAVSQWSRKGIEESFAKVAEDIRLQYTVGYYSHEAITDGKFRTVEVRVTRPDLNIVAKKGYYPTAENMMRTGGTTTTPQK; this comes from the coding sequence TTGGTAAAGCTTGGATTGGCAGCGGTGTTGGCAACAGGTCTGGCGGCGGGTCTGGTTACGGTAGCAGGCGCACAGGCGGGTCAGCAGCAGGCAATCCCCGACGGCCCGCGTCCCAACGTCATTCCTGAAGCCGCTGGCGTTACACCCGGTAAGGGCATTACCACCAGCACCAGCACTGACGACGGTGGCAACGGCGGCGTGGTTCCCGGTTCGTCGCTTCCGAGCTCACAGCATAAGAACGAAGTCCCCGAAGCCGACCAGGCCGCTCCGGACATCAAGGCCGAACTCGGCCCCGGTGGTCGCGTCCAGACCATCCATGCAAACGTCAACTTCGTCCAGATTCCCTTCACGGTGAAGGACAAGTCCGGCAAGCTGGTTCCCGCAATCGATTGGCGCGAGATCCGCGTCTACGAAAACGGCATCCGCCAGCAACTCCAATACTTCGCCAGCGATCCTTTCCCGCTATCAATTGCCTTCGTCGTCGACCAGTCACTGCCTTTTGACGTGATGCAGCGAGTCAACGACGCCCTCGGGGCTGTCAAGGGAGCCTTCACGCCCTACGACGAAATGGCAATCTTCACCTACAACAACAGCACCAAGATGGTCACCGAGTACACCGGCGCGCAAAGCAACCGCGCCCTCGCCGCCATCGACCGTGCCAAGTCCACCGGCCGCGAAGCCTACCTCGCTTCGCCCATGGGCCCGCTGTCCCAGACCACCAACATCAACGGCCACCAGTTCGACCCCAACACCGCACCGGTGCGCAACTCCGCATCCACCTTCCAGGCGCCGCCCAAGGAACAGCACCCGCTCAACGACGCCATCTTTGAAGCCGCCAAGTCCCTCGCCAAGCGTCCCGGCGAGCGCCGCCGCATCATCTATGTCGTCAGCGACGGCAAGGAGTACGGCTCCAAAACCAAGTTCAAGGACGTAGTTCAGTTCCTGCAGACCAACAAGATCGCGATCTACTCCACGGTCGTCGGCGACTCCGCCACCCCCTATGTTGGCTGGCTCGACAAGTACCACATCCCCTACACAATGCGTGAAAACGTCCTGCCACAGTACGCTACGGCAACAGGCGGCGAAGCCGTCTCGCAGTGGAGCCGCAAGGGCATTGAGGAAAGCTTCGCCAAGGTTGCCGAAGACATCCGTCTGCAATACACCGTCGGCTACTACTCCCACGAGGCCATCACCGACGGCAAATTCCGCACCGTGGAAGTCCGCGTAACGCGCCCCGACCTCAATATCGTCGCCAAGAAGGGCTATTACCCCACCGCAGAAAACATGATGCGAACCGGCGGCACCACCACCACTCCGCAGAAATAA
- a CDS encoding VWA domain-containing protein, with protein sequence MRFSALALAAVMSLAASAWAQDAPSPMGPPPASSAPKQEEVVADGQTLKVQVNLVNTYFSARDKGGFLTGLHKDDCSLSENNDPQVIKNFTQEKKLPLTIGILLDTSGSQQNVLPLEQESGATFLKDVLTPKDEAFLISFDINVDLLADYTNSPAALRRAMNKAQINTGAGTGSVTGNSTPKGTLLYDAVYLATHEKLHDEAGRKVIVMLTDGGDQGSQVKLKEAIEAAQKANTIIYVILISDSGGFGFGMGGPMYSVGNPAGDMDKLTKETGGRVINVGHNGKKLDDAFAQISDELRTQYLISYTPKNQKFDGTFRNIAISCGKDVKIQARKGYYAMADSNTE encoded by the coding sequence ATGCGCTTTTCTGCTCTCGCCTTAGCTGCCGTGATGTCGCTTGCCGCCTCTGCATGGGCGCAGGATGCTCCTTCGCCCATGGGGCCACCACCGGCGAGCTCGGCTCCGAAGCAGGAAGAAGTGGTTGCCGATGGGCAAACGCTGAAGGTTCAGGTGAACCTGGTGAACACCTACTTCTCCGCGCGCGATAAGGGCGGGTTCCTGACCGGGCTGCACAAGGATGATTGCTCGCTGAGCGAGAACAACGATCCGCAGGTGATCAAGAATTTCACGCAGGAAAAGAAGCTGCCGCTGACGATCGGCATTTTGCTGGACACGAGCGGATCGCAGCAGAATGTGTTGCCACTGGAACAGGAGAGCGGCGCAACGTTTCTGAAGGATGTGCTGACGCCGAAGGATGAGGCGTTTCTGATTTCGTTCGACATCAACGTAGACCTGCTGGCGGACTACACGAACAGTCCGGCTGCTCTACGCAGGGCGATGAACAAGGCGCAGATCAATACGGGGGCTGGCACCGGGTCTGTCACGGGCAACAGCACGCCGAAGGGCACGCTGCTGTATGACGCCGTGTACCTGGCGACGCACGAGAAGCTTCACGATGAAGCTGGGCGCAAGGTCATTGTGATGTTGACCGATGGCGGTGATCAGGGCAGCCAGGTGAAGTTGAAGGAAGCCATTGAAGCGGCGCAGAAGGCGAACACGATTATCTATGTGATCCTGATCAGCGATTCCGGCGGGTTTGGCTTTGGTATGGGCGGGCCGATGTATTCGGTGGGCAATCCTGCAGGCGACATGGACAAGTTGACCAAGGAAACCGGTGGTCGCGTGATCAACGTGGGACACAACGGTAAGAAGCTGGATGATGCCTTTGCGCAGATCAGTGATGAACTGCGGACGCAGTACCTGATCAGCTATACACCGAAGAACCAGAAGTTCGACGGGACCTTCCGAAACATTGCCATCTCGTGCGGTAAGGATGTGAAGATCCAGGCACGCAAGGGCTACTACGCAATGGCGGATTCAAACACCGAATAA